The Apium graveolens cultivar Ventura unplaced genomic scaffold, ASM990537v1 ctg6176, whole genome shotgun sequence genomic sequence AAAATTATGTTACATATAATACATTATTTACATAATTTCGGATTTTCAAAATATAATATAAGAAACTatctataataataataatagtaataaaaAGTGACCCAAATGTCCCCAAATTCTTTTGCcttttttttttgccaaatttaaagCAGATTTCATTAATGACTTTAAAGAGATTCAATCGAGACAAACCCCCAACtgatcatgcaaccaggttgaaaaataaatagagctaaataattagccattttgtttccggattgcttaacaaactgaatacaaatattctgaaaattaaaaatgaaggtaatgGTTTCTCGGACAATCCAACACGCATCTCCCCCGAAAATAGTAgtttcacaattgaccctcacattaattcgattgatattacaatgttcagaggactcagttgcaacaacgaagtttagaggcctcatgttatgaacaaatattttttgtgagaggtgagcatatgtgattttcaccaccgttccaaacgcaccccagctatctacctgccgaacaccagctatagacctgccgaaagtgttgttgatgcgagatatcgagatctcccaatacaccatccaattcattttcaacacaaccaccacatcgcacaaagcgagacacatcgtataaagcgagacaatcaaacacacaaataatAACTTCAACAGAACAATACGAAAAAAccaaaaattcaaaaatctcggaatatcaccaaattgtaatatgttgttagaccagagattttgaatccaaaaactgaatttaattataaaatccaAGCTCTTACCTTAatagatctgaaaactaaagtgAAGAATTGTAATTGATTTTTCGAGTTTTGTAATACAAATCtcgattttattaaagaaaaagtgaATGAAAGGAGAAGATGAAGATAAATATGGAGATAGAGATGGTCGAAAGGGGGAAAAAAGGTAGGGCGGCTAGGGTTAGGTGAAGCTAGGGGCGACCGACTCTGATGCGAGAGAGAAATGCTCATTAATGAAGTTTGACTTaaccaatttaaattcttttGCCTTTTAGTTTGCGTCTAtacatgaaattgacatgcattAACAAACACAGAGTCTGCATGCCAAGACTTTCTGCCATTTTTCAGTTCATAATTTACTACCCTATAATCCGTTTCATGCACGGCCTAATTAtaacttaatattattatttatataataatttttgtaaaaataaaaaaaattataaaagatatttaaataaaatataataattatgtaTTACTGATTTTAATGAAGTATATAGTTACTAAATtttggatatttaaaatattaagttttaGAATATTGTTAAAGATtctcatatatttatttttaaaatttaataataccATTACATATCAATACTATATTATTAAAATCAAAAGATATCAAAAATGTGACATGACTATTCATATTTTAATACTTACAccataaattctttattttataactaaaattttagtTTACAAATcctaaattcaatttttttttacttCGAAAACATCCATTTTTTAGTTATCGTTGTTTGTTAAACATAAGGAATCCTATTTCAACATAAGGAATCCTATTTCATAATGAAAGTTTTGTATTTTTTCAATTTCatgtatttttaatttaatttttaaatatagtaTTTGTATTTTTCTGATGTGTATTAATTATTAAGAATTAATTGATTATGAGATTATTTGGTATGCGACTCCGAGagaattataatttgaattaattttaggCGATTAAGATgcatttttttttcttatttttaatattaataatgtTTTTGAAAGTGGTGTTAACAATTTTTAGGAAGCTATAAAGAAATAACCAATCATAACTTATCAGGTTTAAAATAACATATTACActtaaaataacatttttaatgaaaaatgatAAGTCGTTAGACTGTTTTTTGGACCAAACAAACTCATgttttgcttataatagtataatataaatatatagattgataatattgtttttaaaatattatttttgatttCATTTGATCGGTTAGGTTAACATATTCCTAAAATTATGTTAATaccttccaaaataaagtttaaacaaacataattttattaaaaaaataaataaactatctaatataactacaaactctatacGGGGAACAAAGAGAATAAAGTAtctaataaataatattcaatttgAATATAACAAAGCATAGTAAACTTGGTCCAGTTTAAGAATCTGGAGATGTTGGGAACAAGGGAAGCAACTGTGGTTGAGGCTTGCTAGCAGTACTAGCCGGTGGACTAGGATACAAATAAAAGCCTTTATTTGCCATAGCTATCTCCTCCACTGGTACAAAAGGTGACACTGATGTTCCTGGACTTGGACTCCCTCGTGCCAAAACCGTGTCCAATGTTGACACAGGCGAGACATTTATCACTCTCTTTCTTGGTGCAAACGCAGACTCAGTTAACCCATTTTGGTTCAACTGTAGTTGGAGGTTTCTAGCCGGTTCTTGGAGTTTGAACGATGGTCTTACTGCACCAACATTAACAGGGTTGTGCTTTGCATTGAAAtgtggagaagtagtgatggggAGCTTCTCGACTGCTGGTCTGGCTCCTGTTAATTTCTGGACCACATCATGATAGTTTGATGGGTCAACATGAACACAAATGGCATTTTCTAGCTGCGGTGATTTGTTATTGTTTGGTTTGGGAGAGGAAGAGGAACTAGAAGAAGCCATGATAGAGATTgaaagagaaagagagtgttGAAAATGATACACTTAGTTGATAAAACTACTTTGAATGCAATGAGACTCTAAAAGTTTATTTCAACTCTTGAAGAGAGACCATCTTGAAAAATGAATTAGTTGCATACTCGAGCCAATATAAGCCAAAATGAATTAAGTAAGACTTTAAGACTTTTGTGTGGTGATGAGGATCTACAGTAATCGTTAAGGAACTGAATTTGGAAATATAAGGCAGTGCAGGTGGAAAGGTCAGACTCAAAGGTCATTATTTGCATGTATCTGCTTAACTTTTTTTCTTATCTGTAGGCATCTCCTTAACTTTCAATTTTGTACGGCGTATTGGGAAGAAGGTAGGTGATTGATGTTAACTAGTTACATGGTATTGAAATTTgagttaaattattattttagatAATTGCAAAATACTAAGAAAATTGATTTGCTGATATACTAATTATTTGTTTAAATTGATTTAATCAATATAATGTTATAATATACTGTTACATGATTAATATAAATTTTCATAGGTGAGATCAATATATATAATGTTATTATTATAAACTTAAACTAATGGATAGAGGAGATGGAGGGGTCTTTGTGTAAAATAATATAGTTAATTTCAGTTGTTTTTAAATATTTGTACGTGCTAAATTTTAGTTTTGAATGACATTATTAGATTATaaacaattaaaatttgattttccAATTTAGAAAATTTTGGATAACAAATTATTTGATCAAAATTATGTTACATATAATACATTATTTACATAATTTCGGATTTTCAAAATATAATATAAGAAACTatctataataataataatagtaataaaaAGTGACCCAAATGTCCCCAAATTCTTTTGCctttttttttgccaaatttaaagCAGATTTCATTAATGACTTTAAAGAGATTCAATCGAGACAAACCCCCAACtgatcatgcaaccaggttgaaaaataaatagagctaaataattagccattttgtttccggattgcttactgaaaattaaaaatgaaggtaatggtttcccggacaatccagaacgcatctcccccgaaaacagtagtttcacaattgaccctcacattaattcgattgatattacaatgttcagaggactcagttgcaacaacgaagtttagaggcctcatgttatgaacaaatattttttgtgagaggtgagcatatgtgattttcaccaccgttccaaacgcaccccagctatctacctgccggacaccagctatagacctgccgaaagtgttgttgatgcgagatatccagatctcccaatacaccatccaattcattttcaacagaaccaccacatcgcacaaagcgagacacatcgtataaagcgagacaatcaaacacacaaataatAACTTCAACAGAACAATACGAAAAaacccaaaattcaaaaatctcggaataacaccaaattgtaatatgttgttagaccagagattttgaatccaaaaactgaattttattataaaatccaagCTCTTACCTTAatagatctgaaaactaaagtgaagaattgtaatggatttttcgagttttgtaatacaaatctcgattttattaaagaaaaagtgaatgaaagaagaagatgaagataaaTATGGAGATAGAGATGGTAGAAAGGGGGAAAAAGAAGGTAGGGCGGCTAGGGTTAGATGAAGCTAGGGGCGGCCGACTCTGATGCGAGAGAGAAATGCTCATTAATGAAGTTTGACTTAATCAATTTAAATTCTTTTAGTTTGCGTCTATAAATGAAATTGACATGCATTAACAAACACAGAGTCTGCATGCCAAGACTTTCTGCCATTTTTCAGTTCATAATTTACTACCCTATAATCCGTTTCATGCACGGCCTAATTAtaacttaatattattatttatataataatttttgtaaaaataaaaaaattataaaagatatttaaataaaatataataattatgtaTTACTGATTTTAATGAAGTATATAGTTACTAAATtttggatatttaaaatattaagttttaGAATATTGTTAAAGATtctcatatatttatttttaaaaattaataatatcaATACATATCAATACTATATTATTAAAATCAAAAGATATCAAAAATGTGACATGGCTATTCATATTTTAATACTTACAccataaattctttattttataactaaaattttagtTTACAAATcctaaattcaatttttttttacttCGAAAACATCCATTTTTTAGTTATCGTTGTTTGTTAAACATAAGGAATCCTATTTCAACATAAGGAATCCTATTTCATAATGAAAGTTTTGTGTTTTTTCAATTTCAtgtatttttaattaaatttttaaatatagtATTTGTATTTTTCTGATGTGTATTAATTATTAAGAATTAATTGATTATGAGATTATTTGGTATGCGACTCCGAGagaattataatttgaattaattttagCCGATTAAGATgcatttttttttcttatttttaataataataatgttTTTGAAAGTGGTGTTAACAATTTTTAGGAAGCTATAAAGAAATAACCAATCATAACTTATCAGGTTTAAAATAACATATTACacataaaataacatttttaatgaaaaatgatAAGTCGTTAGACTGTTTTTTGGACCAAACAAACTCATgttttgcttataatagtataatataaatatatagattgataatattgtttttaaaatattatttttgatttCATTTGATCGGTTAGGTTAACATATTCCTAAAATTATGTTAATaccttccaaaataaagtttaaacaaacataattttattaaaaaaataaataaactatctaatataactacaaattCTATACGGGGAACAAAGAGAATAAAGTAtctaataaataatattcaatttgAATATAACAAAGCATAGTAACCTTGGTCCAGTTTAAGAATCTGGAGATGCTGGGAACAAGGGAAGCAACTGTGGTTGAGGCTTGCTAGCAGTACTAGCCGGTGGACTAGGATACAAATAAAAGCCTTTATTTGCCATAGCTATCTCCTCCACTGGTACAAAAGGTGACACTGATGTTCCTGGACTTGGACTCCCTCGTGCCAAAACCGTGTCCAATGTTGACACAGGCGAGACATTTATCACTCTCTTTCTTGGTGCAAACGCAGACTCAGTTAACCCATTTTGGTTCAACTGTAGTTGGAGGTTTCTAGCCGGTTCTTGGAGTTTGAACGATGGTCTTACTGCACCAACATTAACAGGGTTGTGCTTTGCATTGAAAtgtggagaagtagtgatggggAGCTTCTCGACTGCTGGTCTGGCTCCTGTTAATTTCTGGACCACATCATGATAGTTTGATGGGTCAACATGAACACAAATGGCATTTTCTAGCTGCGGTGATTTGTTATTGTTTGGTTAGGGAGAGGAAGAGGAACTAGAAGAAGCCATGATAGAGATTgaaagagaaagagagtgttGAAAATGATACACTTAGTTGATAAAACTACTTTGAATGCAATGAGACTCTAAAAGTTTATTTCAACTCTTGAAGAGAGACCATCTTGAAAAATGAATTAGTTGCATACTCGAGCCAATATAGGCCAAAATGAATTAAGCAAGACTTTAAGACTTTTGTGTGGTGATGAGGATCTACAGTAATCGTTAAGGAACTGAATTTGGAAATATAAGTGCAGGTGGAAAGGTCAGACTCAAAGGTCATTATTTGTATGTATCTATTTAACTTTTTTTCTTATCTGTAGGCATCTCCTTAACTTTCAATTTTGTAGCGTATTGGGAAGAAGGTAGGTGATTGATGTTAACTAGTTACATGGTATTGAAATTTgagttaaattattattttagatAATTGCAAAATACTAAGAAAATTGATTTGTTGATATACTAATTGTttgttttaattgatttaatcAATATAATGTTATAATATACTGTTACATGATTATAAATTTTCATAGGTGAGatctatatatataatgttattaTTATAAACTTAAACTAATGGATAGAGGAGATGGAGGTGTTTGTGTAAAATAATATAGTTAATTTCGGTTCTTTTTAAATATTTGTTCGTGCTAAATTTTAGTTTTGAATGACATTATTAGATTATaaacaattaaaatttgattttccaatttataaaattttggatAACAAATTATTTGATCATAATTATGTTACATATAATACATTATTTACATAATTTCGGATTTTCAAATTATAATAGAAGAAACTatctataataataataatagtaataaaaAGTGACCCAAATGTCCCGAAATTCTTTTGCcttttttttgccaaatttaaagCAGATTTTATTAATGACTTGAAAGAGATtcaatcgggacaaacccccaactgatcatgcaaccagattgaaaaacaaatagagctaaataattagccattttgtttccggattgcttaacaaactgaatacaaatattctgaaaattaaaaatgaaggtaatgGTTTCCCGGACAATCCAACACGCATCTCCCCCGTAAACAGTAgtttcacaattgaccctcacattaattcgatTGATATTACAATTTTCAGAGGACTCAGTTACAACAATGAAGTTTAGAGGACTCATATTATCaacaaatattttttgtgagaggtgagcatatgtgattttcaccaccgttccaaacgcaccccagctatctacctgccgaacaccagctatagacctgccgaaagtgttgttgatgcgagaATCGTATAAAGcgagacaatcaaacacacaaataatAACTTCAACAGAACAATACGAAAAAAccaaaaattcaaaaatctcggaataacaccaaattgtaatatgttgttagaccagagattttgaaaccaaaaactgaattttattataaaatccaagCTCTTACCTTAatagatctgaaaactaaagtgaagaattgtaatggatttttcgagttttgtaatacaaatctcgattttattaaagaaaaagtgaATGAAAGGAGAAGATGAAGATAAATATGGAGATAGAGATGGTCGAAAGGGGAAAAAAGGTAGGGCGGCTAGGGTAAGGTGAAGCTAGGGGCGGCCGACTCTGATGCGAGAGAGAAATGCTCATTAATGAAGTTTGACTTaaccaatttaaattcttttGCCTTTTAGTTTGCGTCTAtacatgaaattgacatgcattAACAAACACAGAGTCTGCATGCCAAGACTTTCTGCCATTTTTCAGTTCATAATTTACTACCCTATAATCCGTTTCATGCACGGCCTAATTAtaacttaatattattatttatataataatttttgtaaaataaaaaaaaattataaaagatatttaaataaaatataataattatgtaTTACTGATTTTAATGAAGTATATAGTTACTAAATtttggatatttaaaatattaagttttaGAATATTGTTAAAGATtctcatatatttatttttaaaatttaataataccATTACATATCAATACTATATTATTAAATCAAAAGATATCAAAAATGTGACATGGCTATTCATATTTTAATACTTACAccataaattctttattttataactaaaattttagtTTACAAATCCTAAAttcaattttttctttttatttcgAAAACATCCATTTTTTAGTTATGGTTGTTTGTTAAACATAAGGAATCCTATTTCAACATATGGAATCCTATTTCAATGAAAGTTTTGTGTTTTTTCAATTTCATCTATTTTTAATTTAACTTTTAAATATAGTATTTGTATTTTTCTGATGTGTATTAATTATTAAGAATTGATTATGAGATTATTTGGTATTCGACTCAGAGagaattataatttgaattaattttagAAGAGTTAAAGATGcatattttttcttatttttaatattaataatgtTTTTGAAAGTGGTGTTAACAATTTTTAGGAAACTATAAAGAAATAACCAATCATAACTTATCACGTTTAAAATAGCTTAT encodes the following:
- the LOC141703076 gene encoding VQ motif-containing protein 11-like; translated protein: MASSSSSSSPKPNNNKSPQLENAICVHVDPSNYHDVVQKLTGARPAVEKLPITTSPHFNAKHNPVNVGAVRPSFKLQEPARNLQLQLNQNGLTESAFAPRKRVINVSPVSTLDTVLARGSPSPGTSVSPFVPVEEIAMANKGFYLYPSPPASTASKPQPQLLPLFPTSPDS